The window AAGCGAGCGAGGTTTTCCCATGACCCAACCCAGTAACGCCCCCCAGCCGGATTCCGCCGCGCTGACCGACATCTTCCGCCGGATGCTGCGGATCGAGCGCAACGACGACGCGATCCTCTCCACCATCCGCAAGGGGCGCCTGCAGATGCCCTACTACTCCGCGCGCGGGCAGGAGGTGATCCCGGCAACGATCTCCCACTTCCTCACCGACGAGGACCAGATCTGCACGATCTACCGCGGCATCCAGGACATGGTCGCCAAGGACATGCCGCTCAAACCCCTCTGGGCCGAGATCGCGGGCCGCATCGATGGCACCTGCAAGGGGAAGGGCGGCCCGATGCACCTCACCCACCCGCCGACGGGCGTGATGGTGACGACGGGCGTCGTGGGCTCCTCGATGCCGATTGCCAACGGCCTTGCCTGGGCGGCCAAGCTCGACGGTTCGCGGCGCGTGGTCATTGCCTATTTCGGCGATGGCGCCTCCAATATCGGGGCCTTCCACGAGTCGCTCAACCTGGCCTCGCTCTGGAAGCTGCCGGTCATCTTCGTGTGCCCCAACAATGGCTTTGCCGAACACACCCGCTTCGAGAACGGCACTTCGGTCGACCAAATCTCCAAGCGCGCGATCGGCTACGGCATGCCCGGCTTCACGGTCGACGGAAACGACCCCTGGGAGATGTACGCGCAAGTCTCCACCGCGATTGCGCGGGCGCGCGACGGAGAGGGGCCAACCCTGCTCGAATGCACGACCTTCCGCTTCCTCGGGCACGTCCTGGGCGATGACAACAAGTACATGGCCGAGGGCGAACTGGCCGCCGCGAAGGAGAAGGACCCGCTGCCCCTCTTCCGCCAGCGCCTGCTCGACGAAGGCCACGTGGACGAGGCGACGCTTGCCGCGATGCAGGCGAAGATCGAGGCGGAGGTGGCCGAGGCCCGTGACTTCGGCCTCGCCAGCGAACTTCCGTCGGTGGACGAGATCCGCCGCGATGTCTTTGCCCAGGAGATGATGGCATGAGCACGACGACAACCCGCGCGGCCACAAACAACACTGGCACGAGCAAGATGAACAGCCTCCAGGCCGTGAACGCGGCGCTGCATCAGGCCATGGCCGCCGACGACAAGGTGCTTGTGCTTGGCGAGGACATCGCCGACCCCGAAGGCGGCGGCGTGACCGGCGCGACGGCGGGCCTTTCGACAAAGTTCGGGGGCGAGCGCGTGCGCTCCACCCCGATCTCGGAGCAGGCCATCATCGGCGCGGCCATTGGCGCCGCGCTTGCCGGGTACAAGCCGGTGGCCGAGATCATGCTGATGAACTTCACCACGGTCGCGATGGACATGATCTTCAACCACGCGGCCAAGCTGCGCTTCATGTCGGGCGGGCAGACCTCGGTGCCGATCACCATTCGCACGCTGACGGGCGCGGGCTGGCAGACCGCGGGCCAGCACGCCGACCACCTCGAAGGCTGGTACGCGCACGCAGCCGGGATCAAGGTCGTCGCGCCGTCCAATCCGGTCGATTACAAGGGCCTGCTTCTGTCGTGCATTGACGATCCGGACCCGTGCATCTTCATCGAGAGCGCGGGCTCGCTGTTCGTGCCCGCCGAAGTCCCGGACGACCAGGGGCCGATCCCGCTCGGCAAGGCGCGCATCGTGCAGGAGGGTTCGGACCTTACCATTGTCACCTGGTCGAGCCAGACCGTGCGCGCACAGATGGCGCTCCCCGCGATGGCCGAGGCGGGCCTGTCGGTCGAACTCATCGACCTACGCACCATCTCGCCCTGGGACCGCGAAACCGTGCTCGCCTCGGTGCGCAAGACCGGGCGGCTCCTTGTCGCGCACGAGGCCGTGCGCGATTTCGGGCCCGGCGCGGAAATCGCCGCGACTGTTTCGGAAGAGCTGTTCGGCGTTCTCAAGGCCCCGGTTCGTCGCCTTGGCGCGCCCAAGTGCCCGGTGCCCTTCGCGAAGGTCCTGGAGGACGCCTATATCGTCCAGCCTGACCAGATGGTTGCCGCTGCGCAGACGCTGATGGGGTGAGAGAATAAGTTGATTCAAGGGGCCATTGCCCCTTGACCCCCAAATGGGCAACCTCACCTGTCTCGGCCACGGTGGCGCGCGTAAGGTGAGGTTGCCCGTTCGGAATTCCTTCGTGACTATCCCGCAGACGTCCGTTCCAGCACCGCATCGCCTGCGCTTTCGTTCCAGAACGCCGCGCTGCCACCCAGCGTGCGGTTCAGGAACGCGCGTTTCAGGAACAGGTGGACCGGATACTCGACGGTGAGGCCGATGCCGCCGTGGAACTGCACCGCCTCCTCGGCGACCTGCTTGTAGACCTCGCAGCAGTGGGCTTTCATTGCGCCGAGCGCGAGGGGAGCGGCCTCGCTACTGGCCTCATAAAGCGCGGTTGCGGTTTCCAGTGCGACCTTGAGGTCGGCGGCGCGATGCTTGAGCGCCTGGAACATCGCGAGCGGCCGGTCGAACTGCCGGCGGGTGCCGAGGTACTCGATCGCCATGGCCAGGACAGCTTCGGCTCCGCCCAGCGCATCGCCCGCAAGGCCAAGGCACAGAAGGCCGTCGAGCCGTTCGGTCAGGGCCGCGGCTTCGGCACCCGCCGCCAGCGGGATGCGCGGGGCATCGGGTGCGGGTTCGACGCTGAACAGGCGGCGCGAGCCATCCCAGGTGGGAAAGGGCGTGATCTTTGCGCCTGCAAGGCCGACCAGAGCCACCTCGTCGGCGCTGCGCACAAGGATTTGGCTTGCCGTATCGGCATCGGGCACGGCGCTAAGGCCGTCTCCGGCGATGGTGAGCGAGGTCGTGATCGCCGCGCCCGCCATGGCGTTTTCCAGCAGCTCCTCGCGACCGGGGACGTCCGGGGCCTGGACCAGGGCCTCAAGCGCGAGGAACTGGGCCAGAGCCGGCCCGGGCATGCGCGCGCGGCCCATTTCGGTGAAGATCACGGCCAGGTCGCGCCGTTCGAGGCCAAGGCCGCCGAGCGCTTCGGGCACGCCGGCCATGAACCAGCCCAGCTCGGCCATTTGTGCCCAGGAGCCTTCGGCGTCCTGCGCGGCCTGCCAGTCGGGAAAGACCTTGCGGGCGTTGTCTTCCAGTTCGCGGCGCAGGGCGCTCATGGCCTGGCCTCCGTGATCCAGTTCTTCGGTTCGCGGGGCATTCCCAGCATGCGCTCGGCAATGATGTTGCGCTGCACTTCGTCGCTCCCGCCCGCGATGGTCCAGGCATAGCTGTTCATGAAATCGGCCATCCAGTTTCCGCTGTTGAGATCGCCGAAGGTGATCGGCGCGTGCATCTGTCCGGCAAGGTCCGCCAGTTCGACGCCAAGGTTCGTCCAGGCGCGCAGGCAGCGCGAATAGGCGAGCTTGACGATGGAGGCATCGCCCACGCGTTCGTCCTCGTCCATGCGCTTCTGCAGGAAGCGGTCGGCCAGCGCGCAGACCGCATCGACCCGCGTCGCGAGCGCGCCAAGCTTGCGCAGGACACCGGCATCGCAGGTGCGCCCGGCGGCGTGGACCGCCTCGCTAAGCCGCAACATCGCGCCGCGCATGCGGTACGAGAGTTCCATCAGCGTCAGCCCGCGTTCGGAGGCGAGCGTGGCTTGCGCGACGGCCCAGCCTGCGCCTTCCTCGCCCACGCGCTGGGAGACCGGGATTTCGACCTCGTCGAGGAAGATCTCGGCGAATTCCTCGTCGCCCTGGATCTGGTGGATCGGGCGCACGCTGACACCCGGCAGGCGCATGTCCATCAGGAGGTAGGTGAGCCCTGCCTGCTTGGGTCCATCGGCTGAGGTGCGCACCAACAGCAGGCACATGTCGGCGTACTGGGCCATGGTCGACCAGACCTTCTGGCCCGAGACGACATAGACATCGCCGCGCCGCTCGGCCCGGCTGCGGATCGCGGCCAGATCGGACCCCGCGCCCGGTTCGGAAAAGCCCTGGCACCAGGTCTCACCCTCGAGGATGCGCGGCAGGTAGTGGCTGCGCTGCTGCGCGCTCGCGCATTCGGCCAGCGTTGCAAAGGCGTGGTAGGTCGACACGAACGAGAGGAGGAGGCGCGGCGTGTCGGCGCGCGCCAGCTCTTCGTAGATGATCTTCTGTTCGGCCAGCGACCGCCCGCCACCGGGCCATTCCCTCGGCCAGTGCGGCACGGCGTAACCCGCCCCCACCAGCTTGGCGAACCAGGAGCGCTGCGAAGCGACGAAGGCTTCGTGCGTGGAGGCCGTGCGCCAGTCCCGGGGCGCTTCGCGCGCGATCCAGTCGCGGATTTCGCGTCTCAGGGCGTCGTCTTCTTGCGTCATGGAGCAAGCTAGGCCCCATTGTGCGCGCGACCTTCAAGCTCGCCGCCGCGATATCGGGCGCACGATGCTACCGCGCGGGGGTGGGGCGGGTTAGGCCCCTGTGCATGGACTTTGACTGGACGCCCGACGAGCAGGCCTTCCGCGAGCGCCTGCGCGATCTTCTCGACACGACCCTGCCGGACGACTGGGAGCGCTTTGCGCAGCATGGCCCGGCCTCCCCGGACCTGACCCGCTATGCGCAGACCTTCTGTGGCAGGCTGGCCGAGGAAGACCTGCTCATCCCGCACTGGCCGGTCGAGATCGGCGGGCAGGGGCAGGACCCCTGGCACCAGACGATCCTGGCCGAGGAAATGTGGATCGCGGGCGAGCCGCGCGGCGGGCAGTACATGAACGTCAACTGGATCGGCCCGACGCTGATCCGCTACGGAACACCCGAGCAGCAGGCGCGCTATCTTCCGCCGATCGCGCAAGGAAAGGCGCTGTGGTGTCAGGGTTTTTCCGAACCGGGTTCCGGCTCCGACCTTGCTTCGCTGCGCACGCGCGCGGTGGCCGATGGCGGTGACTACGTGGTCAACGGGCAGAAGATCTGGACCAGCTATGCCGGACTTGCCGACACCTGCTTCCTCCTGTGCCGGACGAGCGAGGATCGAAAGCGGGGCATCACCATTCTGCTTGTGCCGATGGATACGCCCGGCATCACCGTGCGCCAGATCCCCTCGATCATTGGGGAGGGGGACATCCACGAGGTCTTCTTCGACGACATGCGCGTGCCCGCCAGCGCCCGGCTGGGCGAGGAAGGGCAGGCCTGGGAAATCATCGCCTATTCGCTGCGCAACGAGCGGCTGGGCATTCCACGTTATGCCCTCGCGCGAAGCGCGCTCGACCGTGCCGTGTCAATCCTGCAGGAACGGGGTGACTTCGTGCGCGAGGCGGTGCGGATCGAGGCGGCAGGTGCGGCTGCGCTGTGCGAGGCAGCCCGCCTCGCCAGCTACGCCATCGTCACCCGCCGCGCCGAAGGCGAGACGATCGGGCAGGAAAGTTCCTCGGCGCGCTACGCCACGGTCATGTGCGAGCGGCGGGTGTGCGAATTCATCGTCGAGCACCTGCCCGAGGCGCTGGCCGACGCGCACCCTTATCTCAAGATGCACCACCAGCGCGGCATCGTCGCGGGGATCGCGGCGGGCGCCGCCGAGATCCAGCTCAACATCATCGCCAGCGACGTGCTGGGCCTGCCACGGGAGGCGCGCTGATGCAGGTTGCCCTCAACGAGGACCAGCGCGCCATCCGTGACGCGCTTGATGCCCTGGCCCGCCCCTTCGAGGAGGCGCCGATGCACGAAGCGCCGTTGGTGGCCGCCAGCCCGGACTTTGCGCGGGCACTGGCCGAAAGCGGCTTTCTCGATGTTGCCTGCGACCCGGACTTGGGCACCGCGACGGCGGGCGTGGTGGTGGAACGCCTCGCCCGTCTGCCCTTCGCCGTGGAAGCGGCGACGCGCGCCTTCTTTGCGCCATTGCTGGAGGAGGGGTCCGGGCCGGTCTGTCTGGTCGAAGGGACACGCACGCCCCGACTCGTGCGCTTTCTGGAGCCGGGGGCCTGCGTGATCGTGCTGGAGGAGCAGGGTGTTACCTGTTTCACCGCAGGGGAAGGCCAGTTGCAGCCTGAGCCTGACAGTCTCTTCGCCTATCCCATGGCGAGCCTGCTGGAGATTCCCGAGGAGCGCACGGCGCTGCCGATCACGCCGAGCGAGGCGCGCACACGTGCCCGCGCGGCGCTGGCGGCCGAGGCGGCCGGACTGATGGCCGCCGCGCTTGCCAGCGTGTGCGCGCATCTCTCCGAGCGCACGCAGTTCGGGCGCAAGCTGGCGACCTTCCAGGCCTTGCGCCATCGCCTCGCCGAAGCGCAGGTGCGCACCAACGGGGCGTATTGGATGGCGATGAAGGCGGCGGCCACGCTTGATCCGGCCGATGCTGCGCTCGCGGCCTGGCACGCGCAGGAATCGGCGACTTCGACGGTCTACGACTTTCACCAGTTCCTTGGCGCCATGGGCATGACGCTCGAACATCCGCTGCACTTCTGGACCTACCGTCTGAAGGCCCTGATCGGGGAACTGGGCGGGCGCGGAGCAAGCGCGGCGGCGGCAGCGGATGCGCTCTGGGGGTGAGGGCGGCTCCCCGAACCCGTCGACCTCACCTTGCGCAGGCTGCCTTAGCTGAGAGAGGTGAGGTCGCCCATTCCGGGGTCAAGGGGCGATGGCCCCTTGAAATTGGACTTCTTACTCATGCCCGAACGCGGGCCGGGGCAGGCTGAACAGCGCGAGGCTGGCTGCAACCATGAGGACGAGGGTCGTGAGCAAAAACATGTCGTATCCCCCGGTCCGGTCGTAGACCGCCGAGGCCGCAAGCGGCCCGAGTGCCGTGCCGACGGAGAGAGCGACGAGCAGCCCTCCGTAAAGCGCACCGAAGGCCTTGAGGCCGAAGTGGCGCGTCGCGAGGTAGACGATCACGTCGACCTCGGCGCCCAGTGTCAGTCCGATCAGCACGGCGACGGGAACCGCGCCTTGCGCGCCCGCGCCCAGCAAAATGAGCCCGCTCGCGACGGGCAGGAGGAAGATCGCCGCTCCTACGTAGGCCGCGGGAAAGCGGTCGAGGAGGAGGCCGGTGCCGAGCCGTCCGGCGATGGAGAAAAGCCCGATCAGCGAGGCCAGTGCGGCGGCCCGTGCGGGGGGCAGTCCGGCATCGGTGAGGATGGGCACGAAATGGACGACCAGCGCCAGCACGGTGAAGGTGAAGAGCAGGCTCGCGACGAGGAGGCGCAGGTAGACAGGCGAGCGCAGGCCTTCGAGGAAGCTCACGCCTTCGGGGGCGGGCGTGCGGGAGGCGGGCGCATCGTCCTTTGCCGGGGGCGGCGTGCGTCCTGTGCGGAACAGGACGAGGATCACCGGCCAGGCCAGCGCCATCCAGGCGAGGCCCTGCCAGGCCATCGCGCTCTGCCAGCCGTAGGCGGCGATGAGACGCGCGCCCAGCCAGGGGAACAGCGCGGCGGCAACCGAGGCTCCGCACAAGGTGATCGCGAAGGCGAGGCCGCGCGAGCGGGCAAAGCGGCTGGCGACCGCGGCCGTCCAGACAGTTGCCTGCACCGGCAGCGTGGCCAGCGCCATCAGGGTCCACAGCGCGTACCATTGCCAGGCACTGCCGCTTGCGGTGCCGAGCAGGGTAAAGGCCGCGCAGGTGAGCGGAATGCCGATGATGCCCAGGATACGCGGGCCGACCTTGTCGACGAGCATGCCGATGGGCACCCCGAACACGGCCTGGATCAGTGTGGCGATGGTCATGCCGAAGGTCGTGGTCGCACGCGACCAGCCGAAGCTCTCGCTGATCGGCTCGATATAGACGCCAAGGCCATAGATATGAATGACGCTGGTGGCGTAGCCAAGGGCGGCGGCCAGCGGCACGCCCCAATGCGCCTTCCATTCCGCGCGGGCGGTCACAGGATGCACCTTCCGCTTCCTATTCGGCGGGAAGGCGGCCGTTCCTGGCCATCTCGAAACTCTGCCCCAGGTGCGCGCGGTAGCCATGGAGGCCGAGGTCGGCGTAGGTCGCCGGATCGGCGATTTCCTCCATGCGCGCGGCGACTTGCTCGATGGTCCAGTGGGGCTGGAAGACGCCGTGGGTCTCGAGCATGTCGATCTTGGCCATGCGCCCTCCGATCGCAACCAGCGCTTCACCCGAGAGTGCGCAGTCCTCGTGCGCCAGCCAGCCCACCATGGGCGCGACGAGTTCGGGGCCGAGCGGGGGATACTGCGAGGTGTCGAGCCCGTCGGCCATGCGCGTCATGGCGCCGGGCAGGATGAGATTGCTGCGGATACCGTGCTCCTCGCCCTCCAGCGCGATCACGTTGGAGAGGCCGATCATGCCCGACTTGGAGACCGCGTAGTTCACGCAGGCCTGGTTGCCATAGAAGCCGCCGATGGAGGAGGTAAGGACGACGCGTCCGTAGTTCTGCGCCTTCATGTGCGGGAAGGCCGCGCGCACGAGGTAGAACGCGCCCATCAGATGCACGTCGAGCACCGAGTGGAAGTCCTCGACCGCGATCTCGTCGAGCGCGCCGTAGCGCACGTTGCCCGCGTTGTGGATGAGGATGTCGACGCGCCCGAAGGCGTCGAGCGCGCTCTGGACGATGGCGCTCGCCCCTTCGCAAGTGGCGACGCTGTCGACAGAGGCGAGCGCCTCGCCGCCCGCCGCTTCGATCTCGCGCACGACCTGCTGCGCCGGGCCCTCGTCCTCCCCTTCGCCCAGGATCGCGCTGCCGTTGTCGTTGACGACGACTTTCGCGCCCCTGTTGGCGAGCAGGAGCGCATAGGCCCGTCCCAGGCCCCGCCCGGCGCCGCTGATCACGGCCACGCGGCCATCGAAGCGCAATTCGTCCATCGTCCTCTCCTTCTGACCCGCATTGGCTAGGCTCCGCTCGCGGTGTGGCGCAACGCGGCTCACGAGCTTTCGCCGGGGCGATGAAAGGGAGGCAACCTTGTGGGTGGCTGGAGGTCGGGCGCAAGAATCCGGCCATGGCACACGAACCCCAGATCGCGCCCGCAGCCGACCTTGCAAAGTCGGTCCTTGTCCCCGCCGAGGCCTATGTCTCGCCCGAGTATGCCCGCGCCGAGCAGGATCGCTTGTGGCGCAAGGTCTGGCTCCAGGCGGGGCGGGTCGAGGACCTGGTCGCGACCGGTGATTTCATCACGTATGACATCGGCCCGGATTCGGTGGTTATCGTGCGCACGGGTCCTGACAGCCTGAGGGCGCACCACAACGTCTGCCCCCATCGCGGGCGGCGGCTGGTCGACACGCCGCCGGGCGCGCGCAATGCGCAAGGGCAGGCGCGCGGGTTCATCTGCGGCTACCACGGCTGGAGCTTCGGCCTTGATGGTGCGAACACCCACGTGCCGCAGGAGGACGACTGGCAAGGGGCCTTGTGCAACGGGCGCGCCGATCTGACGCCGGTGCGCGTGGATACCTGGGGTGGGTGGATCTGGATCAGCCTCGATCCCGAGGGGGAGAGTCTGGAAGCCTATCTTGGCGTGCTCCCGGAGATGCTCGATCCCTATCGCCTGCAGGACATGCGCGCGCGCTGGCGCAAGTGGATCGTGTTCGAGTGCAACTGGAAGGTGGCGATGGAGGCCTTCTGCGAGACCTACCATGTCGCCACGACCCACCCCGAGTTCAACGCCTTCGGCCAGTTCCGGGGCTGGGCGCGCCAGGAGGGGCTCCATTCGCACATTGGCTATGAGACGGCGAAGGATAGGGAGGAGGACGCGGGCAAGTTGCGCGTGGGGACCGGCGATGCCCGGCTCTCGACCGCCGAGATGCAGCGCTTCACCTGGGAGAATGCGAATACCAACACGACCATGACGATGGTGCGCGCGGCCGAACGGCTGGCGCAGGAACTGCCCGAAGGAACTCCGCCAGCACAGGTTTCCGCCCACTGGATCGCGGCCTCGCGCCGGGACGATGCCGCGCGCGGGGTCGACTGGCCGGTGGTCGCCCCCGCACACACGGCGAAGGCGGGGACGGCCTGGCAGGTTTTTCCCAACTTCCAGATCGGGCAGGCGGTGAACAACATGCTGTGCTACGCCGCGCGCCCCTATGGAAGCGACCCGGACAGATGCATCTTCGAGGCGGCGGTCTACGAGCTCTACCCGGAAGGGGAGGCGCCCGAGACAGCGTGGACCTACACCGAGCCGCACGAATGGCCGCCGGTGTTGCAACAGGATTTCGGCAACATGGCGGCCGTCCAGCAGGGCATGAAGAGCGCGGGGTTTCGCGGTGCCCAACCCAATCCCTACATGGAGCGCGCGGTGGCCAGCCTGCACACGAACCTCGCCCGCTACATGCAGGCGGGGATGCCCGAGGCGCAGGACTGACCGAAGCCGTTGGCTGCGCGGGGAAGACAGGTAAGAGAAGCAGTCACTTCAAGGGGCCATCGCCCCTTGACCCCAGAATGGGCAACCTCACCATTCTCTACCCAAGTTGCGGGTGAGAAGTGAGGTCTCCAGTTCGGGCAGCCCGAGGGCGATGGCCCTCGGAACTATCTTCCTCTTTACCTTGCCTCAGGCGAAGGGCTCTTCGCCCTCCAGCTTGGTGCGCACCATCAGGCGGCCGCTGGTCACATCGTACCACTCGGCGCGGTGCATGGTGCCGGTATTGTCCCAGATGACGAGGTCGCCCTCGGACCATTCGTGGCTGTAGGTGAATTCCTCGCGGGTGGCCCATTCGCGCAGTTCGTTGAGGAGCAGGCGCCCTTCCATCACGTCCATGTCGACCACGGTGTGCGCGGTGTTGCCGATCACCAGCGACTTGCGGCCGGACTTGTGCGTCCAGACCAGCGGCAGGGTGTTGTCGCCGATTGCCTGCATGCCCTTGAGCATCGCGACGGGCGGTTCGGGGTTGTAGAAGAACAGCGTCGCCCAGGCACCGTGGCGCACCTTGAGGTCTTCGATCCGGTCCTTCTCCTCCTGCGGCAACGCGTCGTAGGCGGCGTAAGTGTTGGAAAACCCGGTGTTGCCCGTGCCCTTGGGCGAGGGTTTCTTGCACGAGAGGATCGAGGCGAGGATTGGCACCTCCTGCATGGTCCCGTCGATGTGCCAGTAGAGCGAGCCCTTGAGGTACTCCGCGGTCGGCCCGGCGATGGCGGGGTCGATGCTGATCTTGGTGACCTCTTCCTCATCGCCCTTGCGCTCGGGCGCGTAGGTGCCGAGCGTCTTGGTGAAGGCGATCTGCTCCTCGTTGGTGAAACCGATCTTCGGGAAGACGAGTACGCCGCGGTCTTCCAGCAGGTCGCGCAGTGCATCGCCGAGCGACCCGGAAAGAAGTTCTTCCTTGGAATTCAGGACGTAGGCGCCGATCTTGTCCTTGATGGTCTCGTGCGTGAGCGTCGTCTGGGTCTCGACGGCCATGGCAAATCCTCCCTTGTTCTGGGGCTGAATATAGTTCGCCCGGGCGCGTGGATGAAGCACGCCCCGGCGATATCGGGTGGCAGGGCCGGGGTGCGTGTCAGGCCGAGCCCATGTAGCGACCACCGTTCACGCTGATCGTCTGGCCGGTCACGTAGCTCGCGCCCTCGCTGGCCAGGAACACGCAGGCCGCCGCGATCTCGTCAGGCTGGCCCACGCGCTTCATCGGCAGGGTCTGCGAAAAGGTGTCGATGTCGACCGGGGCGGCGCGCAGCGCCGGGGTGTCGACGAAGCCGGGCGGCACCATGTTGAAGGTGACGCCGCTCGCGGCAAATTCCAGCGCGAGGGCCTTGGTCATGCCCAGCACACCGCCCTTGGAGGTGACGTAGTGGACCTGTGCGAAGGAGCCGCTCTGCACCGAGGAGGAGGTGATGTTGACCACACGCCCCCAGCCTGCTTCCAGCATCGCGGGCAGCATCTCGCGGATGCACAGGTGCGGGCCCTTGAGGTTGATGTCCATGATCTGGTCCCACTGCGCGTCGGTGATCTGGGCGTAGGGCACGAAGGGCGCGATCCCGGCGTTGTTCACCAGGATCTGGATCTCCCCGAAGGCGTCGCGCGTGGCCTTGGCGGCCGCGGCGATCTCGGTCGCATCGGCGCAGTTGGCGGTGCAGGCGATCGCCGTGCCGCCCGCCTGCGTGATCGCCTCGACCGTCTGGGCCACGCCCTCGCCGTTGAGGTCCCAGGCACCCACCTGTGCGCCCTCGCGGGCAAAGCGCTGGGCGATCGCGCGGCCAATTCCCGAGCCCGCGCCGGTGACGACGGCGACCTTGCCTTCAAGCTGCATTCTCTTCCTCCGGGTCTGCTTTTGGCCGGGACATAGCGCGAAGCGCGCGCGAGGCCTGCGCATCGCCTTGCGGTATCACCCGCGCGATGAGTGGCATCGCCCTGCGCCTTGCCGGTTGCCTTCGCGTGCGCGCCTGCCTTGACTGCGCGCAACAAGGAGGTGGAGTGAAATGACGCGCCGCGAGATCGAAGGCTGGAGCCTGCGCTGGGACGAGGAGCGCGCGCAGGCTGCGCGCCGCGAGGGATGGTGGCGCGACGAGACGCTTGCCGATCTCGTGCCGCGCCTCGCTGCCGCCGAGCCGGACCGGCTGATGCTGGTGGAGGGTGAGGTGCGGCTGAGCGCGGGCGAACTGCACGAACGCGCGCTGCGCCTGGGCACCTGGCTGGGCGAGCGCGTCGCGCCGGGCGGTGTCGTCTCCTTCATGCTGCCCAACTGGCACGAGGCCGCGACGATCTACCTTGCCGCGACTTACGCCGGGCTTGTCGCGAACCCGATCCTGCCCTCGCTGCGCACGCGCGACACCGCCTTCATCCTGCGCGACTGCAAGAGCCGCGTGGTCTTCGTGCCCGAGACATTCCGCCGTTTCGACTACGCCGCGATGCTGACCAGCATTGCCGCCGAGATGGAGCACGGCCCCGAGATCGTCGTCGTGCGCGGCACAGGGCCGGTCGCGGGCACGCAGGACTATGCGGCGATCCTGGAGGCGAGCGCGCCCCGTACCATCCGTCACCCCGATCCCGACGCGGTGCGCATGGTGATGTACACCTCGGGCACGACCGGGCGGCCCAAGGGTGTGCTGCATACCCACAACTCGCTCGGCGCACTGCTGCACCAGATCGGCGCCTACTGGCACGTTGCGCCGGGGGACCGTTTCCTCGTTGCCTCGCCGATCAGCCATATCGGCGGCTCGATCTACGCCTTCGAGGGGCCGGTGCTGCTGGGCAGCGTGGCCGTGCTGCTCGACCAGTGGAACGCGCAGGAGGGGCTGCACCTCATGCAGGCGGAAAGGATCACCCATATGGCGGGCGCGACCCCGTTCCTCGAACAGATCCTGCGCGCGGCGCAGGCGCAGGGAGACCATCTGGACGCGCTCAAGGTCTTCATCTGCGGAGGAGCCTCGGTGCCGCCCGCGCTGATCGAGGAGGCGAGCGCCTGGTTCACGAGCGCCCGCGTCAGCCGGGTCTACGGCAGCACCGAGGTGCCGGTCACGACGGTCGGATCTCTGGATGAAAAGGGCATGCCCGAGGCCGCGCAGACCGACGGCAAGGCGGGAATAGCGCAGGTCATCCTGGCTCCCGACGGCGAGATCCGCGCGCGCGGCCCCCAGATGCTGGCGGGCTATATCCGGCAGGAAGACGAGGAGGGCGCGTTCGATGCCGCAGGCTTCTACCGCAGCGGCGATCAGGGCGCGCTTGATGCAGGTGGCTTTCTCACCGTCACCGGACGGATCAAGGACCTCATCATCCGCAACGGGGAGAACAT is drawn from Novosphingobium decolorationis and contains these coding sequences:
- a CDS encoding acyl-CoA dehydrogenase family protein, with product MQVALNEDQRAIRDALDALARPFEEAPMHEAPLVAASPDFARALAESGFLDVACDPDLGTATAGVVVERLARLPFAVEAATRAFFAPLLEEGSGPVCLVEGTRTPRLVRFLEPGACVIVLEEQGVTCFTAGEGQLQPEPDSLFAYPMASLLEIPEERTALPITPSEARTRARAALAAEAAGLMAAALASVCAHLSERTQFGRKLATFQALRHRLAEAQVRTNGAYWMAMKAAATLDPADAALAAWHAQESATSTVYDFHQFLGAMGMTLEHPLHFWTYRLKALIGELGGRGASAAAAADALWG
- a CDS encoding alpha-ketoacid dehydrogenase subunit beta encodes the protein MSTTTTRAATNNTGTSKMNSLQAVNAALHQAMAADDKVLVLGEDIADPEGGGVTGATAGLSTKFGGERVRSTPISEQAIIGAAIGAALAGYKPVAEIMLMNFTTVAMDMIFNHAAKLRFMSGGQTSVPITIRTLTGAGWQTAGQHADHLEGWYAHAAGIKVVAPSNPVDYKGLLLSCIDDPDPCIFIESAGSLFVPAEVPDDQGPIPLGKARIVQEGSDLTIVTWSSQTVRAQMALPAMAEAGLSVELIDLRTISPWDRETVLASVRKTGRLLVAHEAVRDFGPGAEIAATVSEELFGVLKAPVRRLGAPKCPVPFAKVLEDAYIVQPDQMVAAAQTLMG
- a CDS encoding acyl-CoA dehydrogenase family protein; the protein is MTQEDDALRREIRDWIAREAPRDWRTASTHEAFVASQRSWFAKLVGAGYAVPHWPREWPGGGRSLAEQKIIYEELARADTPRLLLSFVSTYHAFATLAECASAQQRSHYLPRILEGETWCQGFSEPGAGSDLAAIRSRAERRGDVYVVSGQKVWSTMAQYADMCLLLVRTSADGPKQAGLTYLLMDMRLPGVSVRPIHQIQGDEEFAEIFLDEVEIPVSQRVGEEGAGWAVAQATLASERGLTLMELSYRMRGAMLRLSEAVHAAGRTCDAGVLRKLGALATRVDAVCALADRFLQKRMDEDERVGDASIVKLAYSRCLRAWTNLGVELADLAGQMHAPITFGDLNSGNWMADFMNSYAWTIAGGSDEVQRNIIAERMLGMPREPKNWITEARP
- a CDS encoding thiamine pyrophosphate-dependent dehydrogenase E1 component subunit alpha; this encodes MTQPSNAPQPDSAALTDIFRRMLRIERNDDAILSTIRKGRLQMPYYSARGQEVIPATISHFLTDEDQICTIYRGIQDMVAKDMPLKPLWAEIAGRIDGTCKGKGGPMHLTHPPTGVMVTTGVVGSSMPIANGLAWAAKLDGSRRVVIAYFGDGASNIGAFHESLNLASLWKLPVIFVCPNNGFAEHTRFENGTSVDQISKRAIGYGMPGFTVDGNDPWEMYAQVSTAIARARDGEGPTLLECTTFRFLGHVLGDDNKYMAEGELAAAKEKDPLPLFRQRLLDEGHVDEATLAAMQAKIEAEVAEARDFGLASELPSVDEIRRDVFAQEMMA
- a CDS encoding acyl-CoA dehydrogenase family protein; this encodes MSALRRELEDNARKVFPDWQAAQDAEGSWAQMAELGWFMAGVPEALGGLGLERRDLAVIFTEMGRARMPGPALAQFLALEALVQAPDVPGREELLENAMAGAAITTSLTIAGDGLSAVPDADTASQILVRSADEVALVGLAGAKITPFPTWDGSRRLFSVEPAPDAPRIPLAAGAEAAALTERLDGLLCLGLAGDALGGAEAVLAMAIEYLGTRRQFDRPLAMFQALKHRAADLKVALETATALYEASSEAAPLALGAMKAHCCEVYKQVAEEAVQFHGGIGLTVEYPVHLFLKRAFLNRTLGGSAAFWNESAGDAVLERTSAG
- a CDS encoding acyl-CoA dehydrogenase family protein; the protein is MDFDWTPDEQAFRERLRDLLDTTLPDDWERFAQHGPASPDLTRYAQTFCGRLAEEDLLIPHWPVEIGGQGQDPWHQTILAEEMWIAGEPRGGQYMNVNWIGPTLIRYGTPEQQARYLPPIAQGKALWCQGFSEPGSGSDLASLRTRAVADGGDYVVNGQKIWTSYAGLADTCFLLCRTSEDRKRGITILLVPMDTPGITVRQIPSIIGEGDIHEVFFDDMRVPASARLGEEGQAWEIIAYSLRNERLGIPRYALARSALDRAVSILQERGDFVREAVRIEAAGAAALCEAARLASYAIVTRRAEGETIGQESSSARYATVMCERRVCEFIVEHLPEALADAHPYLKMHHQRGIVAGIAAGAAEIQLNIIASDVLGLPREAR